The following are from one region of the Euleptes europaea isolate rEulEur1 chromosome 11, rEulEur1.hap1, whole genome shotgun sequence genome:
- the LOC130484660 gene encoding 5-beta-cholestane-3-alpha,7-alpha-diol 12-alpha-hydroxylase-like produces MALWQAILCALLAAALGGLYLAGAFRKRRANEPPLERGFIPWLGCALEFRYDGMEFLRRMQKKHGDIFTVLFGGDYFTFLMDPLSFGTVVKEARAKLDFNEYAHELVEKVFGYRPSFMTHKIVESASTKHLKGNGLVVMTQAMMDGLQTVMLHSLGSAEGGKPWKQDGLFHYCYNSVFRAGYLALYGNEPSQSAKDSPKAQKEDLLHSEEVYEEFRKYDQLFPRLATSTLSYRKKKEAERLKRLFWGLLSVKNVYQKDNISGWVREQEQHLAEEGMPEYMRDRFMFLLLWAAQGNTGPASFWLLLHLMKNPKAMEDVGKEVDRVVRESGQEVKPGGAVINVTKEMLTNTPVLDSAVEETLRLAAAPLLIRAVVEDMKLKMNDGKEYALRKGDRIGIFPYLAAHMDPEIHPQPHVFKYDRFLNQNGARKEFYKNGEKVKYFTMPWGAGTSMCPGRFFAVNEMKLFVFLMLTYFEMELVNEDKEVPPLDKTRYGFGVMQPAYDVQFRYRLRY; encoded by the coding sequence ATGGCACTGTGGCAGGCAATACTGTGTGCCCTCTTAGCGGCCGCTTTGGGTGGGCTTTACCTGGCAGGCGCGTTCCGCAAGCGGAGAGCCAACGAGCCCCCCTTGGAGAGAGGGTTCATCCCCTGGCTAGGATGTGCGCTGGAATTCAGGTACGACGGCATGGAGTTCTTGCGCAGGATGCAGAAGAAGCACGGGGACATTTTCACGGTGCTGTTCGGGGGCGACTATTTCACTTTCCTGATGGACCCCCTCTCTTTTGGGACAGTGGTGAAAGAAGCGAGAGCCAAGCTGGATTTCAACGAGTACGCGCACGAACTCGTCGAGAAAGTGTTTGGATACCGGCCTTCTTTCATGACCCATAAGATAGTGGAGAGCGCCAGTACAAAGCACCTCAAGGGGAACGGGCTCGTGGTGATGACTCAGGCTATGATGGATGGCTTGCAAACGGTGATGCTTCACAGCCTGGGCTCGGCGGAAGGGGGGAAGCCCTGGAAACAAGATGGGCTGTTCCACTATTGCTACAACTCAGTCTTTAGAGCGGGATACCTCGCTTTGTACGGAAACGAGCCGAGTCAAAGTGCAAAGGACTCCCCAAAGGCCCAGAAGGAGGACCTCCTGCACTCTGAGGAGGTCTATGAAGAATTCCGGAAATACGACCAGCTTTTCCCCCGCTTGGCCACTTCCACGCTCTCCtacaggaagaaaaaggaagctGAACGCTTGAAGAGACTCTTCTGGGGGCTCCTCTCAGTGAAGAACGTGTACCAAAAGGACAACATCAGTGGGTGGGTGAGGGAACAGGAGCAGCATCTTGCTGAGGAGGGCATGCCTGAATACATGCGGGACCGGTTTATGTTTTTGCTCCTCTGGGCAGCCCAAGGGAACACTGGCCCAGCGTCCTTCTGGCTCCTTCTACACCTCATGAAGAACCCAAAGGCGATGGAAGACGTGGGGAAAGAGGTGGACAGAGTGGTGAGAGAATCTGGACAGGAGGTAAAGCCAGGCGGGGCAGTGATCAATGTCACCAAGGAGATGTTAACCAACACGCCTGTCTTGGACAGTGCTGTAGAGGAGACCCTGAGGTTAGCGGCGGCTCCCCTGCTGATCAGGGCTGTGGTCGAGGACATGAAGCTCAAGATGAACGACGGGAAGGAATACGCTTTGCGCAAAGGAGACAGAATCGGGATCTTCCCCTATTTGGCGGCACACATGGACCCAGAAATCCACCCCCAGCCTCACGTCTTCAAATACGACCGCTTCCTGAACCAAAATGGCGCCAGAAAGGAATTCTATAAGAACGGCGAAAAGGTGAAGTATTTCACCATGCCCTGGGGCGCGGGGACCTCCATGTGCCCCGGACGGTTCTTTGCTGTCAATGAGATGAAGCTTTTTGTCTTCCTGATGCTGACCTACTTCGAGATGGAGTTGGTGAACGAAGACAAGGAAGTCCCTCCACTGGACAAGACCCGCTATGGGTTTGGTGTGATGCAGCCCGCCTACGACGTCCAGTTTAGGTATCGGCTACGATATTGA